In Gouania willdenowi chromosome 24, fGouWil2.1, whole genome shotgun sequence, a single window of DNA contains:
- the LOC114458113 gene encoding osteopetrosis-associated transmembrane protein 1-like, translating to MSQHKNSLLLALLTLNTIYMVQADSLNPAPDMSSLFSTSLMSSFPEDLEISGYCKELLFFFKQRYVTFVDCLILAARPVKVCQNCSSSYSMLQDIYRNISDQVGPGNESCRDSLLSSDRLMVVYQLYSNLQDLWTSSNCEKCINNRSHSLTNDTLNFLSTLNQTLTCFEKYQLGNHTELCKSCKKMYGDVNKLYGRMEKNDTMCIDLEDAMNMTRRLWSKNFNCSLPRDETVPVLAVSSFMLFLPVIFYLSSFLHSEQKKRKLIHPNRARSYTRLMNIQDKQS from the exons ATGTCTCAGCACAAAAACAGTTTATTGTTGGCTTTACTTACGCTAAACACTATTTATATGGTACAGGCGGACAGCCTGAATCCCGCACCAGATATGAGCTCTTTATTCTCCACCAGTCTGATGTCCTCATTCCCTGAAGACTTGGAGATTAGCGGCTACTGCAAGGAGCTTCTGTTCTTTTTCAAACAGCGGTATGTGACCTTCGTGGACTGCCTGATTCTTGCAGCCCGACCCGTCAAAGTGTGTCAGAACTGTTCCTCCAGCTACAGCATGCTCCAGGACATCTACAGGAACATCTCAGACCAG GTGGGTCCTGGTAATGAAAGCTGCAGGGACAGCCTCCTGAGCTCCGATCGACTCATGGTGGTTTACCAGCTGTACAGCAACCTGCAGGACCTGTGGACCAGTTCTAACTGTGAGA agtGTATCAATAATCGCTCCCACAGCCTGACGAATGACACCCTGAACTTCCTGAGCACCCTCAATCAAACCCTCACTTGCTTTGAGAAGTATCAACTG GGGAATCACACTGAACTGTGCAAAAGCTGTAAGAAGATGTACGGAGATGTGAACAAGCTGTACGGCCGAATGGAGAAGAATGACACCATGTGCATCGACCTCGAGGACGCC ATGAACATGACCCGCAGACTCTGGAGCAAGAACTTCAATTGTTCGCTCCCACGTGACGAGACGGTGCCTGTCCTCGCCGTCTCCAGCTTCATGCTCTTTCTGCCCGTCATCTTCTACTTGAGCAGCTTCCTTCACTCGGAACAAAAGAAACGCAAGCTCATACACC CCAACCGAGCCAGGTCCTACACCAGGCTGATGAACATACAGGACAAACAGAGCTGA